The following proteins are encoded in a genomic region of Amia ocellicauda isolate fAmiCal2 chromosome 6, fAmiCal2.hap1, whole genome shotgun sequence:
- the LOC136750861 gene encoding LIM and senescent cell antigen-like-containing domain protein 1 isoform X3 gives MEVQSRAMPCAIPENGELQLEVVNGLQLSDGGGEAEMAVSKSQRRRSDIKVYKEFCDFYARFNMANALANAICERCKSGFAPAEKIVNSNGELYHEQCFVCAQCFQQFPEGLFYEFEGRKYCEHDFQMLFAPCCHQCGEFIIGRVIKAMNNSWHPDCFRCDICQQVLADVGFVKNAGRHLCRPCHNREKARGLGKYICQKCHAIIDEQPLIFKNDPYHPDHFNCTNCGKELTADARELKGELYCLPCHDKMGVPICGACRRPIEGRVVNAMGKQWHVEHFVCAKCEKPFLGHRHYERKGLAYCETHYNQLFGDVCYHCNRVIEGDVVSALNKAWCVNCFACSTCNTKLTLKNKFVEFDMKPVCKKCYEKFPLELKKRLKKLAETLGRK, from the exons ATGGAGGTGCAGAGCAGAGCCATGCCCTGTGCCATCCCGGAGAACGGGGAGCTGCAGCTGGAGGTGGTCAACGGGCTGCAGCTGAGCGACGGCGGCGGCGAGGCCGAGATGGCCGTGTCCAAGTCCCAGAGGAGGCGCAGCGACATCAAGGTGTACAAGGAGTTCTGCGACTTCTACGCACGCTT CAACATGGCAAATGCCCTGGCAAATGCCATCTGTGAGCGCTGCAAGAGCGGCTTTGCCCCCGCCGAGAAGATCGTGAACAGCAACGGCGAGCTGTACCATGAGCAGTGCTTCGTGTGCGCGCAGTGCTTCCAGCAGTTCCCGGAGGGGCTCTTCTACGAG tttgaagGGAGGAAGTACTGTGAGCATGACTTCCAGATGCTGTTCGCCCCGTGCTGCCACCAGTGCG GCGAGTTCATCATCGGCCGGGTCATCAAGGCCATGAACAACAGCTGGCACCCTGACTGCTTCCGCTGCGACATCTGCCAGCAGGTCCTGGCCGACGTGGGCTTCGTCAAAAATGCCGGCAG ACACCTGTGCCGCCCCTGCCACAACCGAGAGAAGGCACGTGGCCTGGGGAAGTACATCTGCCAGAAGTGCCACGCCATCATCGATGAGCAGCCGCTCATCTTCAAGAATGACCCCTATCACCCCGACCACTTCAACTGCACCAACTGCGG tAAGGAGCTGACGGCCGACGCCCGGGAGCTGAAGGGCGAGCTGTACTGCCTGCCCTGCCATGACAAGATGGGAGTTCCCATCTGTGGCGCCTGCCGCCGGCCCATCGAGGGCAGAGTGGTCAATGCCATGGGCAAGCAGTGGCACGTGGAG CATTTTGTGTGTGCTAAGTGTGAAAAGCCGTTCCTCGGACACCGTCACTACGAGAGGAAGGGCCTGGCTTACTGCGAGACGCACTACAACCAG CTCTTCGGCGATGTCTGCTACCACTGCAACCGCGTGATTGAAGGAGACG TGGTGTCGGCTCTGAACAAGGCCTGGTGCGTCAACTGCTTCGCCTGCTCCACCTGCAACACCAAGCTGACCCTCAA GAACAAGTTTGTGGAGTTTGACATGAAGCCGGTGTGCAAGAAGTGCTACGAGAAGTTCCCCCTGGAGCTGAAGAAGAGGCTGAAGAAACTGGCGGAGACCCTGGGCAGGAAGTAA
- the LOC136750861 gene encoding LIM and senescent cell antigen-like-containing domain protein 1 isoform X5 — protein sequence MNTLRLKELSNSDLYRRRQERPDSYGLGSLDKDRLSNMANALANAICERCKSGFAPAEKIVNSNGELYHEQCFVCAQCFQQFPEGLFYEFEGRKYCEHDFQMLFAPCCHQCGEFIIGRVIKAMNNSWHPDCFRCDICQQVLADVGFVKNAGRHLCRPCHNREKARGLGKYICQKCHAIIDEQPLIFKNDPYHPDHFNCTNCGKELTADARELKGELYCLPCHDKMGVPICGACRRPIEGRVVNAMGKQWHVEHFVCAKCEKPFLGHRHYERKGLAYCETHYNQLFGDVCYHCNRVIEGDVVSALNKAWCVNCFACSTCNTKLTLKNKFVEFDMKPVCKKCYEKFPLELKKRLKKLAETLGRK from the exons ATGAATACTTTGAGGCTGAAGGAGCTGTCGAATTCGGACTTGTACAGGAGGAGGCAGGAGCGGCCGGACAGCTACGGACTGGGCAGCTTGGACAAGGACCGGCTCAG CAACATGGCAAATGCCCTGGCAAATGCCATCTGTGAGCGCTGCAAGAGCGGCTTTGCCCCCGCCGAGAAGATCGTGAACAGCAACGGCGAGCTGTACCATGAGCAGTGCTTCGTGTGCGCGCAGTGCTTCCAGCAGTTCCCGGAGGGGCTCTTCTACGAG tttgaagGGAGGAAGTACTGTGAGCATGACTTCCAGATGCTGTTCGCCCCGTGCTGCCACCAGTGCG GCGAGTTCATCATCGGCCGGGTCATCAAGGCCATGAACAACAGCTGGCACCCTGACTGCTTCCGCTGCGACATCTGCCAGCAGGTCCTGGCCGACGTGGGCTTCGTCAAAAATGCCGGCAG ACACCTGTGCCGCCCCTGCCACAACCGAGAGAAGGCACGTGGCCTGGGGAAGTACATCTGCCAGAAGTGCCACGCCATCATCGATGAGCAGCCGCTCATCTTCAAGAATGACCCCTATCACCCCGACCACTTCAACTGCACCAACTGCGG tAAGGAGCTGACGGCCGACGCCCGGGAGCTGAAGGGCGAGCTGTACTGCCTGCCCTGCCATGACAAGATGGGAGTTCCCATCTGTGGCGCCTGCCGCCGGCCCATCGAGGGCAGAGTGGTCAATGCCATGGGCAAGCAGTGGCACGTGGAG CATTTTGTGTGTGCTAAGTGTGAAAAGCCGTTCCTCGGACACCGTCACTACGAGAGGAAGGGCCTGGCTTACTGCGAGACGCACTACAACCAG CTCTTCGGCGATGTCTGCTACCACTGCAACCGCGTGATTGAAGGAGACG TGGTGTCGGCTCTGAACAAGGCCTGGTGCGTCAACTGCTTCGCCTGCTCCACCTGCAACACCAAGCTGACCCTCAA GAACAAGTTTGTGGAGTTTGACATGAAGCCGGTGTGCAAGAAGTGCTACGAGAAGTTCCCCCTGGAGCTGAAGAAGAGGCTGAAGAAACTGGCGGAGACCCTGGGCAGGAAGTAA
- the LOC136750861 gene encoding LIM and senescent cell antigen-like-containing domain protein 1 isoform X2: MEVQSRAMPCAIPENGELQLEVVNGLQLSDGGGEAEMAVSKSQRRRSDIKVYKEFCDFYARFNMANALANAICERCKSGFAPAEKIVNSNGELYHEQCFVCAQCFQQFPEGLFYEFEGRKYCEHDFQMLFAPCCHQCGEFIIGRVIKAMNNSWHPDCFRCDICQQVLADVGFVKNAGRHLCRPCHNREKARGLGKYICQKCHAIIDEQPLIFKNDPYHPDHFNCTNCGKELTADARELKGELYCLPCHDKMGVPICGACRRPIEGRVVNAMGKQWHVEHFVCAKCEKPFLGHRHYERKGLAYCETHYNQLFGDVCYHCNRVIEGDVVSALNKAWCVNCFACSTCNTKLTLKDKFVEIDLKPVCRHCYERMPEELKRRLAKRERERDSKDKKKKISI; the protein is encoded by the exons ATGGAGGTGCAGAGCAGAGCCATGCCCTGTGCCATCCCGGAGAACGGGGAGCTGCAGCTGGAGGTGGTCAACGGGCTGCAGCTGAGCGACGGCGGCGGCGAGGCCGAGATGGCCGTGTCCAAGTCCCAGAGGAGGCGCAGCGACATCAAGGTGTACAAGGAGTTCTGCGACTTCTACGCACGCTT CAACATGGCAAATGCCCTGGCAAATGCCATCTGTGAGCGCTGCAAGAGCGGCTTTGCCCCCGCCGAGAAGATCGTGAACAGCAACGGCGAGCTGTACCATGAGCAGTGCTTCGTGTGCGCGCAGTGCTTCCAGCAGTTCCCGGAGGGGCTCTTCTACGAG tttgaagGGAGGAAGTACTGTGAGCATGACTTCCAGATGCTGTTCGCCCCGTGCTGCCACCAGTGCG GCGAGTTCATCATCGGCCGGGTCATCAAGGCCATGAACAACAGCTGGCACCCTGACTGCTTCCGCTGCGACATCTGCCAGCAGGTCCTGGCCGACGTGGGCTTCGTCAAAAATGCCGGCAG ACACCTGTGCCGCCCCTGCCACAACCGAGAGAAGGCACGTGGCCTGGGGAAGTACATCTGCCAGAAGTGCCACGCCATCATCGATGAGCAGCCGCTCATCTTCAAGAATGACCCCTATCACCCCGACCACTTCAACTGCACCAACTGCGG tAAGGAGCTGACGGCCGACGCCCGGGAGCTGAAGGGCGAGCTGTACTGCCTGCCCTGCCATGACAAGATGGGAGTTCCCATCTGTGGCGCCTGCCGCCGGCCCATCGAGGGCAGAGTGGTCAATGCCATGGGCAAGCAGTGGCACGTGGAG CATTTTGTGTGTGCTAAGTGTGAAAAGCCGTTCCTCGGACACCGTCACTACGAGAGGAAGGGCCTGGCTTACTGCGAGACGCACTACAACCAG CTCTTCGGCGATGTCTGCTACCACTGCAACCGCGTGATTGAAGGAGACG TGGTGTCGGCTCTGAACAAGGCCTGGTGCGTCAACTGCTTCGCCTGCTCCACCTGCAACACCAAGCTGACCCTCAA GGACAAGTTCGTGGAGATCGACCTGAAGCCGGTGTGCAGGCACTGCTACGAGAGGATGCCCGAGGAGCTGAAGCGCCGGCTGGCCAAGCGTGAGCGCGAGCGTGACTCCAaggacaagaaaaagaaaatctccATCT GA
- the LOC136750861 gene encoding LIM and senescent cell antigen-like-containing domain protein 1 isoform X1 gives MEVQSRAMPCAIPENGELQLEVVNGLQLSDGGGEAEMAVSKSQRRRSDIKVYKEFCDFYARFNMANALANAICERCKSGFAPAEKIVNSNGELYHEQCFVCAQCFQQFPEGLFYEFEGRKYCEHDFQMLFAPCCHQCGEFIIGRVIKAMNNSWHPDCFRCDICQQVLADVGFVKNAGRHLCRPCHNREKARGLGKYICQKCHAIIDEQPLIFKNDPYHPDHFNCTNCGKELTADARELKGELYCLPCHDKMGVPICGACRRPIEGRVVNAMGKQWHVEHFVCAKCEKPFLGHRHYERKGLAYCETHYNQLFGDVCYHCNRVIEGDVVSALNKAWCVNCFACSTCNTKLTLKDKFVEIDLKPVCRHCYERMPEELKRRLAKRERERDSKDKKKKISICL, from the exons ATGGAGGTGCAGAGCAGAGCCATGCCCTGTGCCATCCCGGAGAACGGGGAGCTGCAGCTGGAGGTGGTCAACGGGCTGCAGCTGAGCGACGGCGGCGGCGAGGCCGAGATGGCCGTGTCCAAGTCCCAGAGGAGGCGCAGCGACATCAAGGTGTACAAGGAGTTCTGCGACTTCTACGCACGCTT CAACATGGCAAATGCCCTGGCAAATGCCATCTGTGAGCGCTGCAAGAGCGGCTTTGCCCCCGCCGAGAAGATCGTGAACAGCAACGGCGAGCTGTACCATGAGCAGTGCTTCGTGTGCGCGCAGTGCTTCCAGCAGTTCCCGGAGGGGCTCTTCTACGAG tttgaagGGAGGAAGTACTGTGAGCATGACTTCCAGATGCTGTTCGCCCCGTGCTGCCACCAGTGCG GCGAGTTCATCATCGGCCGGGTCATCAAGGCCATGAACAACAGCTGGCACCCTGACTGCTTCCGCTGCGACATCTGCCAGCAGGTCCTGGCCGACGTGGGCTTCGTCAAAAATGCCGGCAG ACACCTGTGCCGCCCCTGCCACAACCGAGAGAAGGCACGTGGCCTGGGGAAGTACATCTGCCAGAAGTGCCACGCCATCATCGATGAGCAGCCGCTCATCTTCAAGAATGACCCCTATCACCCCGACCACTTCAACTGCACCAACTGCGG tAAGGAGCTGACGGCCGACGCCCGGGAGCTGAAGGGCGAGCTGTACTGCCTGCCCTGCCATGACAAGATGGGAGTTCCCATCTGTGGCGCCTGCCGCCGGCCCATCGAGGGCAGAGTGGTCAATGCCATGGGCAAGCAGTGGCACGTGGAG CATTTTGTGTGTGCTAAGTGTGAAAAGCCGTTCCTCGGACACCGTCACTACGAGAGGAAGGGCCTGGCTTACTGCGAGACGCACTACAACCAG CTCTTCGGCGATGTCTGCTACCACTGCAACCGCGTGATTGAAGGAGACG TGGTGTCGGCTCTGAACAAGGCCTGGTGCGTCAACTGCTTCGCCTGCTCCACCTGCAACACCAAGCTGACCCTCAA GGACAAGTTCGTGGAGATCGACCTGAAGCCGGTGTGCAGGCACTGCTACGAGAGGATGCCCGAGGAGCTGAAGCGCCGGCTGGCCAAGCGTGAGCGCGAGCGTGACTCCAaggacaagaaaaagaaaatctccATCTGTTTGTAA
- the LOC136750861 gene encoding LIM and senescent cell antigen-like-containing domain protein 1 isoform X8 has protein sequence MANALANAICERCKSGFAPAEKIVNSNGELYHEQCFVCAQCFQQFPEGLFYEFEGRKYCEHDFQMLFAPCCHQCGEFIIGRVIKAMNNSWHPDCFRCDICQQVLADVGFVKNAGRHLCRPCHNREKARGLGKYICQKCHAIIDEQPLIFKNDPYHPDHFNCTNCGKELTADARELKGELYCLPCHDKMGVPICGACRRPIEGRVVNAMGKQWHVEHFVCAKCEKPFLGHRHYERKGLAYCETHYNQLFGDVCYHCNRVIEGDVVSALNKAWCVNCFACSTCNTKLTLKDKFVEIDLKPVCRHCYERMPEELKRRLAKRERERDSKDKKKKISICL, from the exons ATGGCAAATGCCCTGGCAAATGCCATCTGTGAGCGCTGCAAGAGCGGCTTTGCCCCCGCCGAGAAGATCGTGAACAGCAACGGCGAGCTGTACCATGAGCAGTGCTTCGTGTGCGCGCAGTGCTTCCAGCAGTTCCCGGAGGGGCTCTTCTACGAG tttgaagGGAGGAAGTACTGTGAGCATGACTTCCAGATGCTGTTCGCCCCGTGCTGCCACCAGTGCG GCGAGTTCATCATCGGCCGGGTCATCAAGGCCATGAACAACAGCTGGCACCCTGACTGCTTCCGCTGCGACATCTGCCAGCAGGTCCTGGCCGACGTGGGCTTCGTCAAAAATGCCGGCAG ACACCTGTGCCGCCCCTGCCACAACCGAGAGAAGGCACGTGGCCTGGGGAAGTACATCTGCCAGAAGTGCCACGCCATCATCGATGAGCAGCCGCTCATCTTCAAGAATGACCCCTATCACCCCGACCACTTCAACTGCACCAACTGCGG tAAGGAGCTGACGGCCGACGCCCGGGAGCTGAAGGGCGAGCTGTACTGCCTGCCCTGCCATGACAAGATGGGAGTTCCCATCTGTGGCGCCTGCCGCCGGCCCATCGAGGGCAGAGTGGTCAATGCCATGGGCAAGCAGTGGCACGTGGAG CATTTTGTGTGTGCTAAGTGTGAAAAGCCGTTCCTCGGACACCGTCACTACGAGAGGAAGGGCCTGGCTTACTGCGAGACGCACTACAACCAG CTCTTCGGCGATGTCTGCTACCACTGCAACCGCGTGATTGAAGGAGACG TGGTGTCGGCTCTGAACAAGGCCTGGTGCGTCAACTGCTTCGCCTGCTCCACCTGCAACACCAAGCTGACCCTCAA GGACAAGTTCGTGGAGATCGACCTGAAGCCGGTGTGCAGGCACTGCTACGAGAGGATGCCCGAGGAGCTGAAGCGCCGGCTGGCCAAGCGTGAGCGCGAGCGTGACTCCAaggacaagaaaaagaaaatctccATCTGTTTGTAA
- the LOC136750861 gene encoding LIM and senescent cell antigen-like-containing domain protein 1 isoform X4: MNTLRLKELSNSDLYRRRQERPDSYGLGSLDKDRLSNMANALANAICERCKSGFAPAEKIVNSNGELYHEQCFVCAQCFQQFPEGLFYEFEGRKYCEHDFQMLFAPCCHQCGEFIIGRVIKAMNNSWHPDCFRCDICQQVLADVGFVKNAGRHLCRPCHNREKARGLGKYICQKCHAIIDEQPLIFKNDPYHPDHFNCTNCGKELTADARELKGELYCLPCHDKMGVPICGACRRPIEGRVVNAMGKQWHVEHFVCAKCEKPFLGHRHYERKGLAYCETHYNQLFGDVCYHCNRVIEGDVVSALNKAWCVNCFACSTCNTKLTLKDKFVEIDLKPVCRHCYERMPEELKRRLAKRERERDSKDKKKKISICL, translated from the exons ATGAATACTTTGAGGCTGAAGGAGCTGTCGAATTCGGACTTGTACAGGAGGAGGCAGGAGCGGCCGGACAGCTACGGACTGGGCAGCTTGGACAAGGACCGGCTCAG CAACATGGCAAATGCCCTGGCAAATGCCATCTGTGAGCGCTGCAAGAGCGGCTTTGCCCCCGCCGAGAAGATCGTGAACAGCAACGGCGAGCTGTACCATGAGCAGTGCTTCGTGTGCGCGCAGTGCTTCCAGCAGTTCCCGGAGGGGCTCTTCTACGAG tttgaagGGAGGAAGTACTGTGAGCATGACTTCCAGATGCTGTTCGCCCCGTGCTGCCACCAGTGCG GCGAGTTCATCATCGGCCGGGTCATCAAGGCCATGAACAACAGCTGGCACCCTGACTGCTTCCGCTGCGACATCTGCCAGCAGGTCCTGGCCGACGTGGGCTTCGTCAAAAATGCCGGCAG ACACCTGTGCCGCCCCTGCCACAACCGAGAGAAGGCACGTGGCCTGGGGAAGTACATCTGCCAGAAGTGCCACGCCATCATCGATGAGCAGCCGCTCATCTTCAAGAATGACCCCTATCACCCCGACCACTTCAACTGCACCAACTGCGG tAAGGAGCTGACGGCCGACGCCCGGGAGCTGAAGGGCGAGCTGTACTGCCTGCCCTGCCATGACAAGATGGGAGTTCCCATCTGTGGCGCCTGCCGCCGGCCCATCGAGGGCAGAGTGGTCAATGCCATGGGCAAGCAGTGGCACGTGGAG CATTTTGTGTGTGCTAAGTGTGAAAAGCCGTTCCTCGGACACCGTCACTACGAGAGGAAGGGCCTGGCTTACTGCGAGACGCACTACAACCAG CTCTTCGGCGATGTCTGCTACCACTGCAACCGCGTGATTGAAGGAGACG TGGTGTCGGCTCTGAACAAGGCCTGGTGCGTCAACTGCTTCGCCTGCTCCACCTGCAACACCAAGCTGACCCTCAA GGACAAGTTCGTGGAGATCGACCTGAAGCCGGTGTGCAGGCACTGCTACGAGAGGATGCCCGAGGAGCTGAAGCGCCGGCTGGCCAAGCGTGAGCGCGAGCGTGACTCCAaggacaagaaaaagaaaatctccATCTGTTTGTAA
- the LOC136750861 gene encoding LIM and senescent cell antigen-like-containing domain protein 1 isoform X6 — translation MLGVAGMTGSNMANALANAICERCKSGFAPAEKIVNSNGELYHEQCFVCAQCFQQFPEGLFYEFEGRKYCEHDFQMLFAPCCHQCGEFIIGRVIKAMNNSWHPDCFRCDICQQVLADVGFVKNAGRHLCRPCHNREKARGLGKYICQKCHAIIDEQPLIFKNDPYHPDHFNCTNCGKELTADARELKGELYCLPCHDKMGVPICGACRRPIEGRVVNAMGKQWHVEHFVCAKCEKPFLGHRHYERKGLAYCETHYNQLFGDVCYHCNRVIEGDVVSALNKAWCVNCFACSTCNTKLTLKDKFVEIDLKPVCRHCYERMPEELKRRLAKRERERDSKDKKKKISICL, via the exons CAACATGGCAAATGCCCTGGCAAATGCCATCTGTGAGCGCTGCAAGAGCGGCTTTGCCCCCGCCGAGAAGATCGTGAACAGCAACGGCGAGCTGTACCATGAGCAGTGCTTCGTGTGCGCGCAGTGCTTCCAGCAGTTCCCGGAGGGGCTCTTCTACGAG tttgaagGGAGGAAGTACTGTGAGCATGACTTCCAGATGCTGTTCGCCCCGTGCTGCCACCAGTGCG GCGAGTTCATCATCGGCCGGGTCATCAAGGCCATGAACAACAGCTGGCACCCTGACTGCTTCCGCTGCGACATCTGCCAGCAGGTCCTGGCCGACGTGGGCTTCGTCAAAAATGCCGGCAG ACACCTGTGCCGCCCCTGCCACAACCGAGAGAAGGCACGTGGCCTGGGGAAGTACATCTGCCAGAAGTGCCACGCCATCATCGATGAGCAGCCGCTCATCTTCAAGAATGACCCCTATCACCCCGACCACTTCAACTGCACCAACTGCGG tAAGGAGCTGACGGCCGACGCCCGGGAGCTGAAGGGCGAGCTGTACTGCCTGCCCTGCCATGACAAGATGGGAGTTCCCATCTGTGGCGCCTGCCGCCGGCCCATCGAGGGCAGAGTGGTCAATGCCATGGGCAAGCAGTGGCACGTGGAG CATTTTGTGTGTGCTAAGTGTGAAAAGCCGTTCCTCGGACACCGTCACTACGAGAGGAAGGGCCTGGCTTACTGCGAGACGCACTACAACCAG CTCTTCGGCGATGTCTGCTACCACTGCAACCGCGTGATTGAAGGAGACG TGGTGTCGGCTCTGAACAAGGCCTGGTGCGTCAACTGCTTCGCCTGCTCCACCTGCAACACCAAGCTGACCCTCAA GGACAAGTTCGTGGAGATCGACCTGAAGCCGGTGTGCAGGCACTGCTACGAGAGGATGCCCGAGGAGCTGAAGCGCCGGCTGGCCAAGCGTGAGCGCGAGCGTGACTCCAaggacaagaaaaagaaaatctccATCTGTTTGTAA
- the LOC136750861 gene encoding LIM and senescent cell antigen-like-containing domain protein 1 isoform X7 encodes MEVQSRAMPCAIPENGELQLEVVNGLQLSDGGGEAEMAVSKSQRRRSDIKVYKEFCDFYARFNMANALANAICERCKSGFAPAEKIVNSNGELYHEQCFVCAQCFQQFPEGLFYEFEGRKYCEHDFQMLFAPCCHQCGEFIIGRVIKAMNNSWHPDCFRCDICQQVLADVGFVKNAGRHLCRPCHNREKARGLGKYICQKCHAIIDEQPLIFKNDPYHPDHFNCTNCGKELTADARELKGELYCLPCHDKMGVPICGACRRPIEGRVVNAMGKQWHVEHFVCAVCERPFQGHPYYERGGHAYCERHLDMVRAGAASGRCPCTGCSASR; translated from the exons ATGGAGGTGCAGAGCAGAGCCATGCCCTGTGCCATCCCGGAGAACGGGGAGCTGCAGCTGGAGGTGGTCAACGGGCTGCAGCTGAGCGACGGCGGCGGCGAGGCCGAGATGGCCGTGTCCAAGTCCCAGAGGAGGCGCAGCGACATCAAGGTGTACAAGGAGTTCTGCGACTTCTACGCACGCTT CAACATGGCAAATGCCCTGGCAAATGCCATCTGTGAGCGCTGCAAGAGCGGCTTTGCCCCCGCCGAGAAGATCGTGAACAGCAACGGCGAGCTGTACCATGAGCAGTGCTTCGTGTGCGCGCAGTGCTTCCAGCAGTTCCCGGAGGGGCTCTTCTACGAG tttgaagGGAGGAAGTACTGTGAGCATGACTTCCAGATGCTGTTCGCCCCGTGCTGCCACCAGTGCG GCGAGTTCATCATCGGCCGGGTCATCAAGGCCATGAACAACAGCTGGCACCCTGACTGCTTCCGCTGCGACATCTGCCAGCAGGTCCTGGCCGACGTGGGCTTCGTCAAAAATGCCGGCAG ACACCTGTGCCGCCCCTGCCACAACCGAGAGAAGGCACGTGGCCTGGGGAAGTACATCTGCCAGAAGTGCCACGCCATCATCGATGAGCAGCCGCTCATCTTCAAGAATGACCCCTATCACCCCGACCACTTCAACTGCACCAACTGCGG tAAGGAGCTGACGGCCGACGCCCGGGAGCTGAAGGGCGAGCTGTACTGCCTGCCCTGCCATGACAAGATGGGAGTTCCCATCTGTGGCGCCTGCCGCCGGCCCATCGAGGGCAGAGTGGTCAATGCCATGGGCAAGCAGTGGCACGTGGAG CACTTTGTGTGCGCCGTGTGTGAGCGGCCCTTCCAGGGGCACCCTTACTATGAGCGGGGGGGCCACGCCTACTGCGAGAGGCACTTGGACATGGTGAGGGCCGGGGCAGCGAGCGGGCGCTGTCCCTGCACCGGGTGTTCAGCTTCCCGTTGA